The Tribolium castaneum strain GA2 chromosome 3, icTriCast1.1, whole genome shotgun sequence sequence ATAAATCAACCTTCCCGTAGCTTTATGTGTAcataaattctaaaaataattaggcagtactaattattttactcGCAATCATTCAACTTTATTAGTTAAATATCATAGCGTAGCAGCACATTTTCAGAATCAAtcaattgttatttattaaaactccGATCTAGTGGTTAGTTACTTTTAGTTGATAGTCTTGTGAAtcgttctttttttatttgttaggaaaattttgtggttctgaaaagaaccgtcgaaaattaaaatgcgattATAATAGTAGATTGATGGAACGACGATGaaggaacaaaaaaatacagtgttGGTAGGTATAGACAGCATTCCAACTAGAGCCTAGATCCTGAATGCCAACTTATGAGACGTGGCCAATGCTATGTAGCCTCCAATCTTCTTCCTCCAAGGAAAAGGGATTTTACGAGTAGTTGGACCATTTGGCCAAATCAAATTATTATGCTTAGTAATAAAGGCACCTTATACTAGTTTTGAAAGCTTACTAAGTCTTTTCTGTTGGCTGCATTCTGCAGCTCTTTTCCGCGCTTCTTTTTTGCACGAAATCGATAAAcgagttattaaaaatgaatacaaaattttttttgtcatttctgACGTATGTTGTTCACATCCGATTAGATTATGAACTTTGTACCGACacagtaaatttaaaatatcaatcaAACTCGTTTTTCTAACTTCTTCTTGTAGTTTTGGAGAAATGATTATCTCAACTTCTTGAAGAAGCGTAATAAGTTTGGCTGAGGGGAACGTTAGATGTCCCCTACTTCTTAAAATGATAAACTCATTATATGATTCGAGGCCCTCTCCGATTAGGGTTTTTATGCAATCTtggcatttttcttttttgtgtttgcGGGCAATAAATCCGCAAACATAAGCAAATGCCTCCATATTATCATTAAATTGTACTGCTGTACCGGACTCTATGTCTTCCTCTAGAGCTTGATCCAATCTCAAATCCATTTCTTGTTTTGTAAGAATTGCTCTGTCTTTATTGCTTATCATATCGCTATTATTGATTAAGACATTGAGCATTCCACTTCCACTAACGTTGCTACCTTTAGCTGGTTTGATTAACGAATATAACGAAAGTAAACGGAAAATTTGGGCCACCTGAATTGATTCCGGGTTATTATTATCACCACCACTAGATCTTAATAATCCGAAGAAGTGCTCGAGCGGATCTTGATTAATACGAGAAGTCATTAAATATCGGAATCCTAACTCACTTGAGCAGTAGCGTAATAGATCCAGTGTAGTGTTAATTGTTGCCCTTAACCCATTGTAAGTTGATTTGGTTAAAAAGAATTGTGGATCTGTACAAGACTCCCACAGTTCTAGATACAAAAGGAAATCTTCTAAAGCGTGGTGCTCTTTGGAATTCAGTTTTAGGCCgtcaaaacagttattcgAATTAAGTATGTCTGAAATTTGATTTAACCGCCTACAAAACTGTACAGTCGGTTCACAGTCGGCAAACCCTGGAATTcccttttcttttaaaatcgtTAGCGCGTCTGCTACTGTACCGCTGAATAATTGAAAAGCGTATCTTGTTCTCATTTTTTCATGATTTTCAGGGTTAACATGTTTTCGCGTTAGCTTGTATGCTAACTTGAACTCATGTTTTGCATCGTATtcgattaatttttggaaatggcTCAATCGAACGCATCCTTCTGGTACATGTAGCTCTTTTTTTGCAACGAGACGATTTCGAATGCATTTTAACAAATGTGGAAAATCGGAGCACATCCGCAATTTTCTTTTTGGATTAGCAGGATGAATTGTCCACGGCGCATCCGGATTTTCGGCACTGCAAGACTTCCACATGTTTCTGTTCCATGTAGCACCGTCAGAGGTAACAACGTCCACGAATAAACCTGCTGCTTCACATAACAAAACTGCTTCCAGAACAAGCTTTGCCAAAATTGGACCACTGACGCTGCCTTTCGACAAAAAGCACGCAAGAGCTTGAATATTTTTGCCTACAAACGACTGAAACATGAAAACGAGGACGTGGTCTCCCAGTTGATTTTGTTGATTATTGGGTGTATAATCGCCCAAATCCACAAACCCTATTACTTCCAAACGATTCTTATCAAAGTGTTTGCTTGGAGTTATTTTACATTCATCTACCATTATCGTTCCATGTCGTTCAAATTCCGtcatatttttggttttttcttttaaaagttcaaacaatttattttgaaatccGTAAGCACTGTCGATGTTCCTGATGTAATTAGATAGAGTACTCGGTGCAGGCAGAGGAAGCAACTCCCTAGTCCTCATATGTCGATAGAGTTTAggacttttaattttcaaaagaatACACGTGTATATCCATTCCTTCGAGTATCTTTTGCCAAATACAGGACGACCAACAGTTTCAAAACATGTACGAACCACCATTTGTTGATTTTctggtaatttattaataatattttcgaTCTTATCTTGATCCTTCAAAATTTGACTCATTTCCGTAATAGTCTTGGTCtgtcttttttcttttcttttcagTCGTAAATATAACTgctttttattctttttacgCAAATTTGTTTGTAGTGTAGATTTTGTCTTTCTGTTGATGTCCCGtagtaaattttttcttaaagcaGCACATGTTTTACATCTTTCTGttttcttttgtttattttcaccATTGCAAAGGTGGCTCCTTTTGTCGCTAATTCCTGTACCCAAACATAAATTAGCGTCCTCTACTCTATTAACAATGTTTAGAACGTCTTCAAAAGTTTGTACAGCATGCACGGATCGAAAGATCCCATTCAAGTAGACATTGGCATTGCAGTTGTCCACAACAACAGCTCTATCGATTTTGGGAATGTTTCCCACTACGCGACTTATAGTTAcgatatttgtgttgttgtgaACTCCCCAACCTGATGGCAATCGCACATGTAATTCttgaatattttcttttaaagccgTTAATACATGTTTATCTGAAAAACTTGTTCGGGAATGGGAGGGTTGAAGGAtttcttgaaattttgaaatttgcatGGTTTCATTTTGATGTTCTTGGGATATAGATGGAATTTGTGGGGatctaaaacaattttaatttaaatttttgttattatattttttatacgtaATAAAGTAGTATAGATGGAGgttttgttgtgttttttgtggGTACGCACGTAATGACAGGATTAAATGTTTAATAAgcattttttacacatttaaaAGCGTTAATCGTGTAGTATTTTCAACCAGGGACCTGAACCCAAACAAATTCGGGATTTCATGCGGGTTTGGGTTCTAAATGAGTAAAAACTTTGGGTTTCGTTACGGTTCCAGTTCTAgatgagcaaaaaaattttgataccAGTCcgatagtaaaaaaaattaaatcaaaataacgATTCGGGTTTCAGTTAAGGTTCACAACATTTAGGTTTGATTCCGGTTTTCGGTTCTGTATCGATTCGGTCCGGATCCCAATTTCCAACAAGAGAAAACCAGAATGTCTGAAGTAGTAAACGTATTATAAAGGACTAGGCACACTTCTTATGGGAATTTAAGGACCACTCAAAttggataatttttatatcaatcgaTGCATCTCAAAAAGCTGATCAAATCATATCATTGCGCCAAACGTGTAGCTTGATTAGGAACGCCAGAAATCgcgattgaatttaaattattcctaTTGTTGGAGATATTAACTCCTGTCCGCTTAAATCCCTATTTCCATAAAAGTGTCTGTTCCCTATACCTGACCCCCAATCCAGTAATTGTTGTAATACCGCTGTGTTGTAAATCTCGAAGATTTACAAGCTCTTTGTACTCACCCAAAAGCCGCCCCAATGCTTTTCTTAAGGGACAAATCTTCACTTTGATTGCAATTTCCCACGTTCCTAATTAAGCTACACGTTTGGCGCAATGATATGATTTGGTCAGTTTTTTATGAGGCAtcgattgatataaaaattactcaatttgagtggtccttaaattcccataagaagtgtgcctagtcctttataatttatcaatttgtcCAGGCCACGCACCTAAGCGTGTGGCGGCTGGCTACTTTATACAGTTTGTGCGAAGGCCAGTAACTATTAAGGTTATCATTTCGGCCTTATAATTTGAAACGCCTCGACTTTTGCAACCACATGTAAACTTCAACTTAATGTTTCTCTGATTTATATTGTTTACTCGAAACTGAGTGCGATATTAAgaagaaacgaaaaattttaattaaaaaaagtagttCAAAAAGGTGTCATTCGTTTTTGTAAGAACTCCacaagatgcaaccaaaaatactcaTTATACTTACCATCTACTGGATACTGCCtttgatttttaaacaactaattaaatcaaaattagtttcttatcttttaaataatgagtttataacgtttaaaaaaaactgtcaaggCAAAGTTGACGACATTCAGGAATCGTGGATTAATTTCGTAACAATTACAGATTTGGACAACTGGAATGTGTCTGGAATTAGTAAACTATCTACCATCCGTAAAACTTGTTGTTTTGTGTTACGTGATTGATATTGACTTAATGGGAAAATTATGCAAACCTTATTAGGGTTGGGATTTCGTAAACTCTGGATGGGATAAGAACTTGATCTTGAGTAGGTATAGTGGACGTGGAAGGTAATTGCAGGGTAGGAACAGCATTCGAGGATAAGGTtcttaagcaaattttgtctCCTTCATAAATTTCGGTAACAaagtatttttcgaaatgCCGTTGACACACAAAATCTTTATTACACAAAGCAACACCGGTAGAGATACTCCACTCGTGAAGCTTTTCTTCGTTCTgtgaaacatttaaaatttattcaatgtGATGATGCGTAAATTAACAAAGTTATTTACGAAAATATTTTACCTTAGGCACCTGAAAAATCGATAAATCATTTGTTAAGAGCTTTATCTGACTACACAGTCGacatttcttcatttttacaacgaatttacaaaaaaatttgtcaatttgATAACTCCAGTGACAGTCCTATGACAGTCCCAGTCTACCGTGCTGCCATCTATCTACTTGCTCCAACGTtagattcaaataaaatggCGACTCAGTTTACCTGTCTGTCTAATATCGTGAACCAACCTAAACGACAACATGCTCACGACCACACATGACacacaaaaacattattttaaataaaccgtcAATGTCAACCGTTTTACAAAACTGCGCATGCTAATTGTGCTTTATGCCTTATATGGGTTGACAATGTTGACAGTCCAGGGTGAGGGCGAAATTTAAATCATGTTTCCTCTTTCTCTATGCAAGCGACACCCCCGTGAACTGTCCACTCGACTACTCGACGCAACAATAAACGACAAGTAAAACTGAATTATCGACCGAAACAGCGCCGCGCGCGATCCTGGTTAGATGGCGCCATCTGTTTTGCATTAAACCTGtgattaaactttattataaaaatgtctaggctttttaatatcacaattacgaaattaaaaaaaactcaaatttagACAAATTATAACTATGTAACAATAATGacattgttggttgcctatcGTTGAATACtacaataacatttttgcaCGATCGGTCTTTTTTGTCTATTTACCCTAGAGTTCCTATATTAGAGTtcccaatataggaactctaaTTTACCCTAGGCGTTACCACGACGGTATGTTGCTTTTACTGGTTACCATGGGGGTGAAAGTGGGATACGCGCATTGGCAACACGAGAGTATAGGCCAGGGGGGTTTTGCACTCCCGGGGAGATGAAAAGGGACGACCAATGACgactgcttattttaaaacaagcgCGTATTTATTAGGgatttcattaaattatattttttgacgtaACAATGACATCTACGCTTGCGCGCAGATCGCTAAAAAGATCGCGCCGAAAATATCGCGCCAAAAGTGTTGTTTTGTCACTCATCGTTCAACGTGTTACCGGAAGTATGTAGcaattatttgtttcatcGTTTAATCAAAGCAAAAATTCTGATTACAGTTCGTTAGTGAGTCAATTCCTGGTGTTGAGCGCCGACCAAAAAGATAAGTATCTCTTGTTTTGTTAATATAACCTCATCTTTTTGATTGGTGtttctttctattttaaagGCATTGGTCTCTGGGCTGGAGTGACGGATTTTTGATTTCTACTACTCAAGCGAACTTTAGTCATGGCTGGTTATCGCAAATATTCCTGCAAATACCCCGGATGCACCAGTGGTTATGTTCCCAACAAAGGACATGCCAACAAGCATTTCTTCACCTTCCCTAAGAATCTAAAGCTTCACGAATTGTGGAGGAATGCCTGCAAAATTGAGGATCCTgtaagttcaaaattttggcgtTTTCTCGATTTAGGGTATTTCAGAATTTACTTTTAAGTTTCTTATTTGCGCTCGAGTGTGTCAGTGCACTGCATGTACCTCCTCGTGGTCGTAGCGTGGGCAACTGTTTGCTGACAGACAAGGTAAAAGTCATTGCAAAGAAGgccttattttgttttaagtcTGGAGCAGACAGGCAAAACATGCCAACACtaactgatttaattttttgataatttttgtataattaagaaataatacaatactttaattttttgaaaaatttaatttgttatgtTACTCaagtgtacaataaaaatgttaacaaaatcTGTGTTTTATTACcccaaaacaactttttttgtaagtttcattgcaaattttgtttaaaataaatataaaatgttttcatttcgtttaaaatgaaaatatttttttttattttaaacaatttgcaataaaacttgtaagataaaaataataaaaaacagaataTAAAAGGAATTTATTCAAACGTGGCGCTTTACCGTGGTAGTAACGCACTTCAGCACCAGAGGCGCTGTATTCTCGTGTTGCCAGTGATTTACTAGGGAATTATCACTTCTTAACCTTTACTGTTCTGTGCTGGTTACTAGGAATAACAAAACGGTAAGTAaaagtaatataaaaattcaaaatttactaattatttattcatacTAAAAGTGAAAAGTACAATTGCTACAGTTGTTAATAGTAATACGACTCGTTTGCGCACAATTAGAACTGAATCAGTTGCATTAGTCACAGAACTCAGAGGCCGTTGTATATTACTCCTATTATTATAATAGTCATGTTATATAATTCCTCTCTTCTACAAGTCCACTTTCAATCAATACTTTTTATCGAATTAATCTCTATGGGGCAACCAACAACACACGCCATAACTGTCAACTGTCGAAAACAGTCAACAACAGtcaaataattgaaataaaacataGAGCGAGTGTTTTTTAACGGGTTAACCACGCAATTTGAACGACCTGTTGGTTTGTTGTTGCAAAAGTCTGCcgtgtttttgcaaaatttttggaaatcgTCAGTGGCAACGTTGGAATGAATCCGGCAACGTGCGTCGGGAATTACTATCTTTTGAGAAATTGCAGCGCCTTCTCTGACCGTCTTCCCAAAGAGTCAGTGGCCCCAACCCCATTGCTGTGCAGGTCACAGTGTGGCACTTACACCCCGGGGGCTCTTTTTTGCGTGGCTTGTTTgggttttgtttgtttgaaaTCGAACcgttgttgaaaattttgacaacCTCGTGAATAGTTGCGCATCGCGAACGGACCAATGGGATGGTTGCTCGGTTCTGGTCATGCGCAGAACCGGTGGGCTGTGGAGGAAGAGGTAGCCATTTTGTGAGCGTCGGTTGATTGTTTGAGAAACGCTCTGTTGACGAGCTAGTGTTTTTAACACGCTAGTACCCAGCATAAAGTTTCAAAGCCGGTATGGGTGATTACCAAGTGACTGGGGTCCAGCAGGATGCGATGGGGGCTGTCCAGCTGGAGCTGGGTGGAAATCCGAATGCTCTTGCTTTGCGGCGGCCTTTTGACCCTTTGGCGCACGACTTGGAGGCCAGTTTCCGGCTAACGCGCTTTGCCGACCTCAAGGGACGTGGCTGCAAGGTGCCCCAGGAGGTGCTCAACAAGCTGGTGGAGGGGCTCCAGCAGGACTACAACACGGCCGCCGAACACGAACATGCCCACTTTATGCATATGGCCATACCCCGCATCGGCATCGGACTCGATTGCTCGGTAAGGGAATTTGCTGAAAGTCTCGGTGGTTTGCGAAGTCAAGTGACCTACAAGTGACAAATCAAATGTTTTGGTCTTAGGTGACGCCGGTGCGCCATGGGGGCCTGTGCTTGGTCCAGACGACAGACTTCTTCTACCCACTGGTGGACGACCCGTACATGATGGGGAAGATCGCTTGTGCCAATGTCCTGAGTGACTTGTATGCCATGGGGGTGACAGAGTGCGACAATATGCTGATGTTGTTGGGGGTCAGTACGAAGATGACTGAAAAGGAGCGAGATGTTGTGATTCCCCTAATTATGAGAGGTTTCAAAGATTCTGCCCTGGAAGCTGGAACAACTGTAACAGGTGGACAAACCGTTGTGAATCCCTGGTGTACGATTGGTGGTATTGCCACAACTGTCTGTCAACCGAATGAATATATCGTGCCGGATAATGCCGTTGTTGGAGATGTGCTCGTACTCACCAAGCCACTTGGAACGCAAGTAcgtaaattattagttttatgtGAAGTGGTCCAGTTTTGCCAAATCTTGCGAATGAACTGAGTTTGTAtcttttaaaaacgtttttcgCACTAGCGTAGCATACTCTTGCGAAGAAGACCGAATTTGATCGATGTTTTCGTTTACAATTCCAAAAACTGCGGAAATTCCAGAAAAATTCCACCGGAATTCCTGTGATTCCAATATTCCGTAGTAATTACAGATTATAGCCAATATAATGCTGATActtttaggaaatttaaagtaatttttattctaaGTAATCTCTtataattccaaaaattaatttcttgaaTTCTTGCAACGCAAGATACCTTGTGAACGTATGTTTCATCTTACActataaacaaataataaaaacgaatGCTAAGTGGCTATAGTTCATTATGCTTGcgtagttttttttaactttctcaTAAAGagacgaattttttatttttggtgcaacattaacgaaataaaaacagtGCTGTGTAAACCAATGTGTGatgtcagttttttatttctataaaaTGATCGGATCTAGTGAATTTTTACGACTAAGTTACAAGATTCTTTGCCAGATTCCCAACTTGTGTTTGGCCAGAGATTgaattggcaaaatttttgcaggTGGCCGTCAACGCACACCAGTGGTTGGACCAGCCCGAGCGCTGGAACCGAATAAAGTTAGTTGTAAGTGAAGAGGACGTGCGTAAAGCGTATCATCGTGCAATGGACTCGATGGCGCGGTTGAATCGCATCGCTAGCAGATTGATGCATAAATATAATGCCCATGGAGCTACAGATGTGACAGGCTTTGGTCTGTTAGGTCACGCACAAACGTTAGCTTCGCATCAGAAGAACGAGGTTTCGTTCGTTATTCATAACTTGCCCGTAATTGCGAAAATGGCAGCCGTAGCCAAGGCTTGCGGTAACATGTTCCAACTTTTGCAAGGACATTCGGCTGAAACGTCAGGAGGACTTTTGATCTGTTTGCCGCGAGAACAAGCGGCCGCTTATTGTAAAGATATAGAAAAACAAGAAGGTTATCAAGCTTGGATCATTGGGATTGTTGAAAAGGGGAACCGAACTGCTAGGATTATTGATAAGCCTCGGGTTATTGAAGTTCCGGCTAAAGAATAAGTACATTTCAATATTCCAAGTATTGATGTTTATGACTGGCCGTTAATTTTCTAGCTGCCTAGGTCATAAGCGCTATGAATAACAGTTTCAACCTAAAGtcgtttattttcaaatatttttccaaGATGTTCAAAGAAGTGCATGTTTATGAatactatttttgttgttgaatACTGTTACCATTCGCTTCTTGTAGTTTCAATATTTTCCCTTAAAGCAGTTTATAAAGATTTATTTAGCTTTTgttatcaaatttatttagtgatGCATTTTCCACTAAAACTAATCTCAGATTCTCGTTAGTAGACTATGTATcttgtacaaaatttcgttTCGTATTTATGTTTCGTCATAGAGTTTTAGAAATAGGTAAAAGTCGTATTGgtattttgtataataatttttcaaataattaagtaTTCTACTGACACTGTGCAGTTTTTCTTCCAGTTCCCccacacaaaacaaaagatgtaacgagtaaaaattttattaaaaaattaagtttataaATGTTACTTCTTCATTGCTTTCTTTATTCTAATCATCTTTTTCCGTTTATTTCCTCCAAGTTTTTTCTTGAACTGgttattttttcttagattgtttcgcactTTTGCCCTAACAATAAGCTTTATATCTCTTCTCTGCTGGCTAAACTCGGATTTGTTTTCTGAAGCTAATCTTTTGATAAAGTCGGACCCctctaaaattaattgaaaatttgtaacatacagaactagaaaaaaaattaccttgCAAGCGATAATCATCTTCCTTCAAGAAGAATGGTTCAAACCACGTTCTTACAGTGTTTGTCTGAGCCTTTGTTTCAAATTCTTCAGGTTTTTTCGTAGTTTCCGCATTTTTGGGTTCTTCCGGTTCATCGTCTGACGAATCGTAATGGAAGGGATTGTCATTCAGGAAAGCGTTATTCCGTATTTTATTGTTGGTTTGTGTTTCATAATTTTCGATCGAGTTATTTAGTTCGTCTTTTTCTTCCTGTCCGAACAATTTTAATAGGCTAAATTCTTGTTTCTCTTCAAGTGTACTTTTTAAACCATCTtctactttataaaaaatctcTTTTGAAACAACTGGCTGCTCTTGCTCTTGAATATTGGAATCTTCTTTCTGTGCAtctttcagttttttctttttcttggtTTTTGGAGCAGACTCATCTTGAGTTACACTCACATGGAATTTCACATGATCTGACTGTGAGGGATCATACCGCACCATTCGCTTTTTCTTTGACCTAAACAATTAAAcccttgtataaaaaaataactaacacCGACACTTACCCATCCTCTTGCACCTTAACATCTTTCGTCTTTATTTTGGTTCCCAAAACTTGCTCTAAAATATTCAACTCGTGTTTCTTCTCGTCTTCAAGCGAGCACTCGCCATTTACGACATTTTCCTCTTCGTCATTAGCATCAGCAAACCGTTCGTCCAACGCAAACCTTTTATCACCCTTGTATTTCGTCTGTAGCTCAAAAAGCTGCAACAAAACATGAGCAAAGCAATAccacattttaattattttacttggTGCCCTTTCTTGCCACTAAACTGAGGCTTTAATTCAAACCTCAAATCGTCTTCAGCTTCGTCGTCACTTTCGAAAAGCGACTTTTGAGGCTCATGGTGCGAACTCGCACCGTTAAGCTGAGAGGAGTCGTCCAGATTTTcgcgaaaaataatttttttgttgggcTTTCCATCCTTAAAagcgtgttttatttaaatacaatcGAGCACAAAAAACTTACGACGTTGGTGAGAGCATCTTTTATAATCAACTTTTGCTTATCAAGGGTTTTAACCATTtcgtcaaaattataaaataacgaGGTTATAACGGTAAGGTTATGTTAAAACCAGGTTATGTCAAGTCGGTTACAAAACTAATTTCCCTaacttgatttaaattttttctttcgaaaaggttttttccaaaaaattttcaaaaattgcaattcAATTGCATTAGAATTGCACGAGTAAATGGATGGTTTTGGACTAAAGACGAGAAAATGCGGGGAAATTGCAGTAATTGCACAAACAACTGTTATGGAAGAGATGAAACCATGATGGTATGACGTTACTGTGATGGATGCCGCTTTTATGGTACATTTATCTCCATGACGGTGGTTTCTTGTGATTTCGGAAAATTTGCGCCCCAAGTTGGAAGGAACCATTATCCAAATGGTTGAAATACCATCAGAGggtagtttttcttttttttttaactattatgGCAAAAATCAGGTGTTGGGTTATTTTCTGGTAAATCGTAGAAATAGAGCTAGAGCTtgtaaactttttcaaaatcaataaaatgtgATTACACCACGCCGAACTGAGCATGTGCAAGCTTCAACCCCAAACTTGCTACACCCCTAAATAGGGTTGATCAATGGATTCAATGATCAATATAAGAATTAATTCAGTGCACACAAAATGAACCACTTTCAGCTAACCGCTCTGTAAATACCCAATTTCCATTATTATGGGAAGTGTAAAGTCAATTTATAATGTGATAAAATGTGATGGTTTGGTCCCGGATGGTTAACAGTGTTTTAAAACCCACCTCTGACTAACCATGCAAACATTACGCAAAAAAACAAGTCCCCTGAAATGTGAGTATCCTTTCGAACGGTTTCCCCGTCTTGCACTCGCTCACTTCTCCCCTTATCAGCGTATTTCCTCTCAGATAAGAACGAGACCACCCGATTCCTGGGCGATGGTGTGAGTTTTAAGGCCAAACTGATCGGGATTTTGGAAGTGTCCGAAGCCAGAGGGGACCGCATGTGCCAGGAGGCCCTGTCTGACCTGAAAATGGCCATCAGAGCGGCAGGGGAGCACAAGCAGCGCATCACAATCAACATTGCAATTGACGGCTTGCGACTAAGGGACGAAAAAACAGGGGTGCGTACCACCACCAGCTTTAACCCCCTAATAGTGGCTTTCAGGACTCCCTCTACCACCACCCGGTCCACAAAATCTCCTTCATCGCTCAGGACATGACCGACTCAAGGGCCTTTGGCTACATTTTCGGCTCCCCGGACACCGGCCACCGGTTTTTCGGCATCAAAACGGACAAAGCCGCCAGCCAAGTAAGTCAAGTGGGCAACACAGAGCCCTAACAGACTCGGAAAGTAACCACTCACAACTTTATACTTAATTCAAGTCACAAAAATAACAGTATGGACAactatagtggcggtcagctcgatttgcgtgtgcgtcatcaat is a genomic window containing:
- the LOC657197 gene encoding probable RNA-binding protein CG14230, with protein sequence MVKTLDKQKLIIKDALTNVDGKPNKKIIFRENLDDSSQLNGASSHHEPQKSLFESDDEAEDDLRFELKPQFSGKKGHQLFELQTKYKGDKRFALDERFADANDEEENVVNGECSLEDEKKHELNILEQVLGTKIKTKDVKVQEDGSKKKRMVRYDPSQSDHVKFHVSVTQDESAPKTKKKKKLKDAQKEDSNIQEQEQPVVSKEIFYKVEDGLKSTLEEKQEFSLLKLFGQEEKDELNNSIENYETQTNNKIRNNAFLNDNPFHYDSSDDEPEEPKNAETTKKPEEFETKAQTNTVRTWFEPFFLKEDDYRLQEGSDFIKRLASENKSEFSQQRRDIKLIVRAKVRNNLRKNNQFKKKLGGNKRKKMIRIKKAMKK
- the Sps1 gene encoding inactive selenide, water dikinase-like protein: MGDYQVTGVQQDAMGAVQLELGGNPNALALRRPFDPLAHDLEASFRLTRFADLKGRGCKVPQEVLNKLVEGLQQDYNTAAEHEHAHFMHMAIPRIGIGLDCSVTPVRHGGLCLVQTTDFFYPLVDDPYMMGKIACANVLSDLYAMGVTECDNMLMLLGVSTKMTEKERDVVIPLIMRGFKDSALEAGTTVTGGQTVVNPWCTIGGIATTVCQPNEYIVPDNAVVGDVLVLTKPLGTQVAVNAHQWLDQPERWNRIKLVVSEEDVRKAYHRAMDSMARLNRIASRLMHKYNAHGATDVTGFGLLGHAQTLASHQKNEVSFVIHNLPVIAKMAAVAKACGNMFQLLQGHSAETSGGLLICLPREQAAAYCKDIEKQEGYQAWIIGIVEKGNRTARIIDKPRVIEVPAKE